Proteins found in one Mesorhizobium sp. CAU 1732 genomic segment:
- a CDS encoding branched-chain amino acid ABC transporter permease — MDTNIFIFLVQDGIINGAIYALLAVALVLVFAVTRVILVPQGDFVTFGGLTLAALEMGRTPGAVWLLMVLAAAAALMDVFVALRERSPARAAMALVKNLVPAALITAAALLLAPMQLGALVNILICVAIIVPMGPYLYRVAFQPLADASVLVLLIAAVGAHLALTALGLVIFGAEGYRTSALISGSFRLGPMTVTYQSLLVVGATLALLAVLAVFFTRTLTGKALRASAINRRGARLVGIPTMLSGRIPFAMAAAIGVVSAVLVAPLTTLYYDSGFVIGLKGFVAAIIGGLSAYPPAVIAALGVGLLEAFSSFWASAFKEVIVFASIIPVLLWRSLRSTHNDEEEH, encoded by the coding sequence TTGGACACAAACATCTTCATCTTTCTCGTTCAGGACGGCATCATCAACGGGGCGATCTACGCCCTGCTGGCGGTCGCGCTGGTGCTGGTCTTCGCGGTCACGCGGGTCATCCTCGTGCCGCAGGGCGATTTCGTCACCTTCGGCGGCCTGACGCTCGCGGCGCTCGAAATGGGACGGACGCCGGGCGCCGTCTGGCTGCTGATGGTGCTTGCCGCCGCCGCCGCGCTTATGGACGTGTTCGTGGCGCTGCGGGAGCGCTCGCCCGCACGCGCGGCCATGGCGCTGGTCAAGAACCTTGTTCCTGCGGCCCTGATCACGGCTGCAGCGCTTCTTCTGGCGCCGATGCAACTCGGCGCTCTTGTGAACATCCTGATCTGCGTCGCGATCATCGTGCCGATGGGCCCGTACCTCTACCGGGTCGCCTTCCAGCCGCTCGCGGACGCGTCCGTCCTCGTGCTGCTGATCGCAGCCGTCGGCGCGCATCTGGCCCTGACAGCACTCGGGCTGGTGATCTTCGGGGCCGAGGGCTACCGGACGTCCGCCCTGATCTCGGGATCGTTCCGGCTGGGGCCGATGACCGTCACCTATCAGAGCCTGCTCGTCGTCGGCGCGACGTTGGCGCTGCTTGCCGTGCTCGCGGTCTTCTTCACCCGCACGCTGACCGGCAAGGCGCTGCGCGCCTCGGCGATCAACCGTCGCGGCGCGCGTCTGGTCGGCATACCGACGATGCTGTCGGGGCGCATCCCATTCGCGATGGCGGCTGCGATCGGCGTCGTTTCCGCTGTCCTCGTCGCGCCGCTGACGACGCTCTACTACGACAGCGGCTTCGTGATCGGGCTCAAGGGCTTCGTCGCGGCAATCATCGGGGGTCTGTCCGCCTATCCGCCTGCCGTGATCGCAGCACTGGGTGTCGGGCTGCTCGAAGCCTTCTCTTCCTTCTGGGCCAGCGCCTTCAAGGAGGTGATCGTCTTCGCCTCGATCATTCCGGTCCTGCTGTGGCGGTCGCTGCGCAGTACCCACAACGACGAGGAGGAGCACTAG